Proteins from a single region of Pongo pygmaeus isolate AG05252 chromosome 3, NHGRI_mPonPyg2-v2.0_pri, whole genome shotgun sequence:
- the LOC129034707 gene encoding putative uncharacterized protein WWC2-AS2, whose protein sequence is MSPHRSPAVARRFGRPRRRDPRRRRTPALPRPWPGRGGPGRSLLHRHLFIQQLLRAGRHCRGTGRLPQAGQCRVQRWRGLDPKLQGPQPLSQRGRLPGPGLFSSRVYTTVPRHLLLGY, encoded by the coding sequence ATGTCCCCCCACCGCAGCCCCGCCGTGGCCAGGAGGTTTGGGCGGCCACGCCGGAGAGACCCACGGCGGCGCCGGACGCCCGCCCTTCCTAGGCCCTGGCCCGGCCGGGGTGGGCCGGGACGTTCCCTGTTGCacaggcatttatttattcagcagcTACTACGTGCTGGCCGGCACTGCCGAGGGACCGGACGCCTGCCCCAGGCGGGACAATGCCGGGTGCAGCGCTGGCGGGGCCTGGACCCCAAGCTTCAGGGTCCCCAGCCCCTCAGTCAGAGGGGGCGCCTCCCAGGCCCTGGACTCTTCTCCAGCCGGGTCTACACCACCGTCCCCCGTCATCTTCTTCTGGGTTATTGA